From the Theileria equi strain WA chromosome 4 map unlocalized gcontig_1105316255041, whole genome shotgun sequence genome, one window contains:
- a CDS encoding conserved hypothetical protein (encoded by transcript BEWA_049330A) produces the protein MADKKESGTLEKIVAFLAGLSFYQLPYLALATGKYTLGRFMISPSFVSIYINRINVSFRIITLLGITTMTVYSQCKGRYKTQLCMAFFPLLHLCYIFLLFVYASGGAQGHMTLYYWGILIGSFVLGLCFTTAVEILSANVVCLLAALPMAGIVVSLYHLSFLVIGSFIGVSDVNYWLVVCQIIMGALLTGSSAILYIVAYWNKKDATGGDGGDPDPFMTAFAKAWSPILLITLGYGLHSAFYSAIAPYKLIGVRKGYTIDMTILFTSAIAPLSVLVLKEKDMGPNKPWRDSDAIWHASWIFFVIEVFCAVIFACSLHFPEWRLTKVVRSNALVLGFLTVLYDTCAQATRTIGTNGADTQGQPKTSNNIMNTFNTFTYSLSQVIFAFLGDGYVKTYSKYEHNRERWPTKHYTNKRAFWFWTWSATKVSYHTLGTAFTTDLRSEVIGKKELLFIVYADDTNDSSKPTKAKDPKVMKIVHGI, from the coding sequence ATGGCGGATAAGAAGGAATCAGGCACTCTTGAAAAGATTGTGGCCTTTTTGGCCGGTCTATCCTTTTACCAACTACCTTACCTGGCCCTGGCTACCGGCAAGTACACTCTGGGAAGGTTTATGATATCCCCAAGCTTCGTGAGCATATACATTAACCGGATTAATGTATCCTTTAGGATCATTACTCTCCTGGGAATCACAACAATGACAGTATACTCCCAGTGCAAGGGACGTTACAAGACACAGCTTTGCATGGCGTTCTTCCCATTGCTCCATCTTTGCTATATTTTCCTCCTGTTTGTCTATGCTTCAGGAGGAGCTCAGGGGCACATGACCTTGTATTACTGGGGGATTTTAATTGGATCGTTTGTCCTTGGCTTATGCTTTACTACGGCCGTAGAGATTTTATCCGCAAACGTAGTCTGTCTCCTAGCAGCTCTTCCAATGGCTGGAATTGTAGTATCACTTTATCACCTCTCATTTCTGGTAATTGGAAGCTTCATTGGAGTGTCTGATGTCAACTACTGGCTAGTCGTGTGCCAGATTATCATGGGCGCATTGTTGACTGGATCAAGCGCAATTTTGTACATTGTTGCTTATTGGAATAAGAAGGATGCTACAGGTGGAGATGGTGGAGATCCTGACCCATTCATGACAGCCTTTGCAAAGGCCTGGTCACCCATCCTTTTAATCACTCTGGGTTATGGTCTTCACAGTGCCTTTTATTCTGCCATTGCACCTTACAAGCTCATAGGAGTTAGAAAGGGGTACACAATCGATATGACTATCCTCTTTACAAGCGCTATAGCTCCCTTGTCAGTTTTAGTTTTAAAAGAGAAGGATATGGGACCAAACAAACCGTGGAGAGACAGTGATGCCATATGGCATGCCTCGTGGATATTCTTTGTAATTGAGGTATTTTGTGCCGTTATATTTGCATGTAGTCTTCATTTCCCCGAGTGGAGGCTCACAAAAGTTGTCAGAAGTAATGCTCTTGTTTTGGGATTTCTCACTGTTTTGTATGATACATGCGCACAGGCAACAAGAACTATTGGTACCAACGGAGCAGACACGCAAGGGCAGCCAAAAACAAGTAATAACATCATGAACACCTTTAACACATTCACATATTCCCTCTCGCAAGTTATCTTTGCATTCCTCGGAGACGGCTATGTCAAGACGTACTCCAAATATGAACACAATAGGGAAAGGTGGCCCACTAAGCATTACACCAATAAAAGAGCATTCTGGTTCTGGACCTGGAGCGCAACAAAAGTCTCGTACCATACTCTTGGAACCGCATTTACCACAGATTTAAGATCCGAAGTTATCGGAAAGAAGGAGCTTCTCTTTATTGTCTATGCCGATGACACTAATGACAGTAGCAAACCTACCAAGGCAAAAGATCCTAAAGTAATGAAGATAGTTCATGGTATTTAA
- a CDS encoding hypothetical protein (encoded by transcript BEWA_049340A), with product MPACTVPIVYSWDGIVTKYHAKHLEKIAVPIKIRAYMQTRVLRTTFDSVTHDRRRGVEERAPEEKLEDIFERLLGNLDKEDKLKWSRNQELLYLETFDSDATKSRYFENTANGTWKSITKEDYDQKLKDLKGGVTSSSGSTQFWSWNSYSPYADPHTALTSSDTVSTTSVHSVSTITNPGPRPQ from the exons atgcCGGCATGCACCGTTCCAATAGTATATTCTTGGGATGGCATAGTTACAAAATACCACGCAAAGcacctagagaaaatagcGGTGcccataaaaatcagagCCTACATGCAGACTAGAGTACTACGTACCACCTTTGATTCGGTAACTCACGAtcgaagaagaggagttgaagaaagagctccagaagaaaaacTGGAAGATATCTTCGAAAGGCTCCTCGGAAACCTCGAcaaagaggataaactcaaatggtcaagaaatcaag AACTTCTCTACCTAGAAACATTCGATAGTGATGCTACTAAGTCTAGGTACTTTGAAAATACTGCTAATGGTACATGGAAGAGTATAACTAAGGAGGACTATGATCAGAAGCTAAAGGATCTCAAGGGTGGAGTAACCTCTAGCTCTGGGTCAACGCAGTTCTGGTCCTGGAACTCATATTCTCCCTACGCTGATCCTCATACCGCTCTTACTTCCTCTGACACTGTCTCTACTACTTCTGTTCATAGTGTATCTACTATTACTAATCCTGGACCGCGTCCACAATAA